The Catellatospora citrea genomic interval TGCGCGACCACGGCGCCGACATCGTGCTGATCTCGGCGCACGGCGGCGACAACGGCGTGTCGAGCTACGGTGACCTGCTGCCCAACGAGAACCCGACCGCCCTGATCGCGCAGCAGGTGCCCGGCATCGACGCGATCCTGTTCGGCCACGCGCACAACGAGGTCGTGGAGAAGTTCGTCGCCAACGAGGCGACCGGCGAGCTGGTGCTGCTCTCCGAGCCGTCCAAGTGGGGCCAGCGGGTGACCCGGATGGACTTCACGCTCAGCCGCGAGCGCGGCCGCTGGAAGGTCACCGCCAAGCACGCGACCATGCTGAACACGAACACCGTCGTCGAGGACCCGAAGGTCGTCGCCGCGGTGAAGGCGCAGCACGACAAGACCGTGGCCTACATCAACCAGGTGGTCGCCACCTCGGTGGTGGAGCTGTCCGCGGAGCAGTCCCGCTACGTCGACACCCCCATCCTCGACTTCATCAACAAGGTGCAGACCGACACGGTGGCCGCGGCCATGGTCGGCACCCCGCAGGCCGGGCTGCCGGTGCTGTCGATCGCCGCGCCGTTCAGCCGCACCGCGCTGTTCCCGGCCGGCGACGTGAAGATCAAGGACCTGGCCGGGCTGTACATCTACGACAACACCCTCGAGGCCGTGGTGCTCACCGGCGCCGAGGTCCGGGCCTACCTGGAGTACTCGGCCAAGTACTTCCGGACGCTCGCCCCGGGCGCGCCGGTCGACCCGGCCGCGATCAGCGACCCGGCCGTGCCGGACTACAACTACGACACGTTCTCCGGCGTCGACTACGAGATCGACATCAGCAAGCCGGTGGGCCAGCGCATCACGGTCCTCAACCACGCCGGCACGACGACCCCGGTCGCCGACACCGACCAGTTCGTGGTGGCGGTGAACAACTACCGGCGCAGCGGCGGCGGCGGCTTCCCGGGCATCGTCAAGACCCAGGTCTACAACGCCCAGCAGGAGATCCGCCAGCTGCTCATCGACTGGGCGCAGGCCAAGGGCTCGATCGACCCGGCCGACTTCTTCCAGCAGAACTGGCGCCTGGTCCGCGAGGGCGTCCCGGTCTTCTGAGCCCGGTCCTGGTCTCGCACGACTGCTCGTACGCACGCGGTGTGCCGGTGTCTCACCACCGGCACACCGCCCGCGGACGGCGCGTCGAGATCCGCAGCCCGGGGGAGCGGCGGCAGGGGACGGCATACTCGGACAGGTGACCGACTCCCCGCCCAGCCCGACCGTGCCGATCGGCTCCCGCAACGAGGTGTTCACCGCCTACCTCGACCACTACCGGGCCACCGTCATCACCACCGTCAAGCGACTGTCCGAGGCCGAGCAGCGGCACAGCCGGCTGCCGTCCGGCTGGACGCCGGTGGAGCTGCTCAAGCACCTGCGGTACGTGGAGCTGCGGTGGATCGAGTGGGGTTTCGAGGGCCGCGACGTCGGCTACCCGTGGGGCGACGGGCGCGACGGCCGCTGGCACGTCGACGCGTCCGAGTCGGTGACCGAGCTGGTCGCCGTGCTGCTGGCACAGGGCGAGCACACCCGCGAGGTGGTCCTGGCCGCGGACCTGTCGACGGTCGGCCGCCCCGGCGAGCGCTGGGAGGGGGCCGAGCCGCCGACCCTGGAGCGCGTCCTGTTCCACCTGCTGCAGGAGTACGCCCGGCACGCCGGGCACCTGGACATCGTGGCGGAGCTGGCCGCGGCCGACAGCCTCGCATGATCGCCTGGTAACGTCACCGCTCACGCGACCGACCAGGGGAGGTGAGACCCATTACCGCGACATCAGGCTGGGTGCTCCCCCTCCCCAAGGCAGTGCGGTCGATCTGACGTAGGCGGCCGCCGGAGCGCCCGTGAGGCATCCGGCGAAAGGCTGACCACCCATGACGACCTACTTCGGCTCCGACGGAGCCACGCTGCACTACGACGAGCTGAACCACGCAGGCGCCGACCGGCCACCGGTCGTGGCGCTCGCGGGCGGCGCGGCCATGCATCCGCGATACCTGGGCGACCTGGCCGGGCTCGGCGACGCGCAACGCCTGATCATGCCGCACCTGCGCGGTGTCGGGCGTACGCCGCTGCCCGAGTCCCCGCAGACGGCGTCCTTCTGGCGGCAGGCCGAGGACGTCGAGCAGCTGCGCGCGCATCTCGGCCTGGACCGGGTCCTGCTGCTGGGCCACTCGGCGGGCACCCGGCTCGCCATCAGCTACGCGGCCCGGTTCCCCGACCGACTCGCCGGCCTCGTGCTCGTCACTCCGCCCGCCGGTTACCTGGTCGAGGAACCCTCGGACACCCCGGCGCTGATCGACGCGCGGCGCGGGGACCCGGTCTTCGACGCCGCCGTCGCGGCCTGGGCCACCGGACCCGGCAGCCACGACGACCCCGGCTTCAACGCCTGGTACCGGCAGGTGGCCCCGCTCGGCTACGCGGCCTGGGGCGAACGGGAGCAGGCCCACGCGTCCACCGCGCTGTACAGCTTCGCGGCGAACCGGGCCTACTTCAGCGTCGACCCGCCCGCGGACCTCGCCCAGCGCCTGGCGCAGGTCACCGCGCCCGTACTGGTCGTTGCGGGAGCCCAGGACTGCAGCGCCGGGCTCGCCCCGGTCCGCGCCCTGTCCGAGCTGTTCCCCTCGGCCGAGCTCGCCGTGATCGACCAGTGCGGACACCACCCCTGGGTGGAGCAGCCCGCCGCCTTCCGCACCGCCCTCGACACCTTCCTCCACCCGCTTTCCTGAAAGGAAGGGCACCTTCACATCGCCATGCGTTGTAGAAGGTGCCCTTCTTAACAGGTCAGCTCACGGGGTTCCAGCCGTCGCCGCCCGCCAGGTATGCCTGTGCGG includes:
- a CDS encoding alpha/beta fold hydrolase, encoding MTTYFGSDGATLHYDELNHAGADRPPVVALAGGAAMHPRYLGDLAGLGDAQRLIMPHLRGVGRTPLPESPQTASFWRQAEDVEQLRAHLGLDRVLLLGHSAGTRLAISYAARFPDRLAGLVLVTPPAGYLVEEPSDTPALIDARRGDPVFDAAVAAWATGPGSHDDPGFNAWYRQVAPLGYAAWGEREQAHASTALYSFAANRAYFSVDPPADLAQRLAQVTAPVLVVAGAQDCSAGLAPVRALSELFPSAELAVIDQCGHHPWVEQPAAFRTALDTFLHPLS
- a CDS encoding mycothiol transferase, which translates into the protein MTDSPPSPTVPIGSRNEVFTAYLDHYRATVITTVKRLSEAEQRHSRLPSGWTPVELLKHLRYVELRWIEWGFEGRDVGYPWGDGRDGRWHVDASESVTELVAVLLAQGEHTREVVLAADLSTVGRPGERWEGAEPPTLERVLFHLLQEYARHAGHLDIVAELAAADSLA
- a CDS encoding bifunctional metallophosphatase/5'-nucleotidase, which encodes MTSPSGMPSRRQLLTGAAAAVVAGPLVAAVPAQAAGHGQPKTYDLTVLGTSDTHGNVFNWDYYRDKEYDDSAHNDVGVAKVATLVNQIRAERKGKATLVLDAGDTIQGTPLATFYAKQEPITSTGERHPMARAMNVIDYDAITLGNHEFNYGLPLLDLWIRQLGFPALAANAVKARSGKPAFTPYVIKKVSLGHGAPSLRVGILGLTNPGVAIWDKANVEGKLRFEDMIATAAKYVPIMRDHGADIVLISAHGGDNGVSSYGDLLPNENPTALIAQQVPGIDAILFGHAHNEVVEKFVANEATGELVLLSEPSKWGQRVTRMDFTLSRERGRWKVTAKHATMLNTNTVVEDPKVVAAVKAQHDKTVAYINQVVATSVVELSAEQSRYVDTPILDFINKVQTDTVAAAMVGTPQAGLPVLSIAAPFSRTALFPAGDVKIKDLAGLYIYDNTLEAVVLTGAEVRAYLEYSAKYFRTLAPGAPVDPAAISDPAVPDYNYDTFSGVDYEIDISKPVGQRITVLNHAGTTTPVADTDQFVVAVNNYRRSGGGGFPGIVKTQVYNAQQEIRQLLIDWAQAKGSIDPADFFQQNWRLVREGVPVF